The Malassezia restricta chromosome VI, complete sequence genome segment AGCACCAGATGTGGGGACCCCACCAGCGGCTCCACCGATTGAATATGGCGACTCAATACGTCCCGTTGCTTTGCACCTAGAGGGTGAACTCATCACACAATTATCTACCTCACGACTCATGGCTTTTGTCGCCTACTCGGGCGCACAAGCCAAAGGTGTTGAATGGATTAACGATACGCGTTGTGTCTTAGTATTCGAGTCACCTGAGCGCGCACTCGAGGGCTTGAAGCACTTGTGTTATGATGCTGTCGAAGATGATGTCATACGGGAACCCAATTTCGAAGATCCAGAGTCGCCTCTTTTGCGCGCGCGACTCGTAATGGCGTTTCCTCGGAAGCTCTACAATACCATTGAACAGCAAGCAGCGGCCGAGCTCCCTGACGTTTTATCTAAGCTTGCTGAAGAACACTCAAAATCTACTTCCTCTACGGAACCGGTGCCAGAAATTTATCGAGAAATGGAACTTGAGGAATTAGAGCGCCAAATGCTGTCCGAAGATCACCGTCGTGTCAGGCAACTTCGCCAAGGCCCCTGGATTCGGTTCGCACTGCATAATTACGATACAAAGTCTCCTCGCTCAGCATCAAAAAGTAACTGGTACAAGCAGCATGGCCGTGGAGCTGGGAAAGAAATTGTAACGCGGCTCTTGGACGTTGGTGAACCGACTTCTCAACGACGTCACAGACGCTCGCGCCGGGAAAGACGCGAACGAGATTCTCGCAAAGAAAACTCCGAACAGATGGATGAAGAATACACGCCCTTATCCCTACGCGATAGAATTGGTGGAAGGCGTGGCCGTGACTGGGACAAAGATGATGACTTGCATCACGCAAGAGAACGCTCCATGTCTCCAGTGTCGGAAGGGGGTGCAATCCGCATCCGTGGTCGAGGCTCTGTACGAGCGCCAAACGCAGAATCAACTGAATACAGTAATCAAAACTAATTCTATGGACCCAAGATGTACCTTCAAACACGGCACACAGTTGTCAATCTACATACAGTCCAGTATAATGCATTGGTATATTAGACGCTGGCCACACAATGCATCACGTGCAGGAGCGGGGTGGATTGGTGTCGGCCTGCTAGCCAGGCCGGGCCCCTGCCGGGAATGGGCGTGCCGAGTGGTTTCATAAGCGAGGAGAAAATTGCGATTTTTTTCTGAGATGAACGGAAATTTTCACCCAGAACTTGGAAGAGTTCTCCTAACACTCTTGGTGTGGTGGTGCTCTTGCTGAGGCACCTGTCTACATCTTACTCTAGCTCGCTCTTGTGTCGTTCGCAAGAACTTTGAAAAACCTGTCTTTTCAAGATGTCTATGTATGTGAGGTTCTCTCATCTGTTCTAACCAACGCAGGCCTGAAGAGACCCCTGTCGCCACCGACATGCAAATCACCGATGGTGAGATCCAGTCGAACTGGGATGACGTGTGCGACAACTTTGACAATATGAACCTCGCTCCTGAGCTTCTCCGTGGTGTGTTCGCTTATGGGTATGTCCTTACTTGTGGTTTGCATTTGTGCTAACATGCAAAGTTTTGAGCGTCCTTCGGCCATTCAATCGCGCGCGATTGTTCCTGTGATCAAGGGCCATGATGTGATTGCCCAGGCTCAGTCGGGTACTGGTAAGACGGCTACTTTCTCAATCGCTATCTTGCAGCGTATCGACCCAAACCTTAAGGCTGTTCAGGCTCTTGTACTGGCCCCCACTCGTGAACTGGCTCAACAGATCCAGAATGTCGTGGTGGCTCTCGGTGACTACATGAACATCCAGTGCCACGCCTGCATTGGTGGCACTAACGTGCGTGAGGACATGGCTCGCCTCGGTGACGGTGCCCAGGTGGTTGTCGGTACGCCTGGTCGTGTGTACGATATGATTAATCGTGGCGCTTTCCGTACGGACAAGCTCAAGATGTTCTGTCTTGATGAAGCCGACGAAATGCTCTCTCGTGGTTTCAAGGACCAGATGTACGAGGTGTTCCAGCTGTTGCCTCAGGACACTCAGGTCGTTCTGCTTTCTGCCACAATGCCAGAGGACGTGCTGGCTGTGACGAAGAAGTTCATGCGTGATCCCGTTCGCATCCTTGTCAAGCGTGATGAGCTTACGCTGGAAGGTATCAAGCAGTTCTACATCGGTGTTGAAAAGGAAGAATGGAAGTTTGAAACGCTGACCGACCTCTATGAGACTGTTACGATCACGCAGGCTGTGATCTTCTGCAACACTCGCCGTAAGGTCGACTGGCTGACAGAGCAGCTCCACTCGCAGGAGTTTACGGTGTCAGCCATGCACGGTGATATGGACCAACAACAACGTGAAGTGATTATGCGCGAGTTCCGTTCGGGCTCGTCGCGTGTGCTCATCACGACCGATCTTTTGGCGCGTGGTATTGATGTTCAGCAAGTCTCGCTTGTTATCAACTATGATATGCCTGCTAACCGCGAGAACTACATTCATCGTATTGGTCGTGGCGGTCGTTTCGGCCGTAAGGGTGTCGCTATCAACTTTGTCACGGAGGATGATGTCCGTATGTTGCGCGACATCGAGCAGTTCTACAACACCCATATCGAGGAAATGCCCATGAACGTGGCTGACCTCATCTGATTTCCCATTGCCCTCGATCGGCAGCTGTTCGCTACATCATCACGCGCATGCTTATGCTTATGTTTATGAAGCCTGGCTCTGGATTTTCCGCTCGAGTCAATCCGATTAGTGCTACAAATAGTGCTGCTGCTTGCTGGTACACTGGGCCATATATGTATGAATTCATATACCAGCAATAGGTCTAAAATCTTTTCGCCAACATCTCTGTTTCGAGATACTTAACCAGTCTGAATCGCAGGTGTCTTGCACGTTCAAGCGTTGCGTCTGGCGGGACAACCCATCATGCATAGTAATGCATATACATGTTTATATGCCCTGATCATATCGTAATTAGACTGAATTACGTGCGACACAGACCCACCCACTTAGATAGAGTGCTATCCAATACGGACATAAATTAATGCAGCAGGACGCATCCATTCGCATTCATATAAAGTACATTGCCTCATTTCTATGCTACGAGTCACAACCCCGCAATATGACAAGGTGTATCGAAAATGTCGGCGCCTCACAACGTCGTCGAAGTACACCATCACCTTTACCAGTGGGAGTAACCATACTTGACGAAAATGTGACATTTTCCAGACCACCTCGTTCAGCAGGTCTGACCATACCCCCTTTCCATAATTCAGCACCGACATCACCCATCACACATCGCAATGCTTTTCGTAACACTCCGTCCAGCAGCCCTCGACGTCGAGCTTCTGTCGCCTGTCAGCGCTGTCGCACTTTGAAAGCTCGATGCGATGAAAACTGGCCACAGTGCACGAATTGCAAACGCGCAAACACTGAATGTGTCAAACTGTTGTTAACATGTGATGCAACAAAGAATTACATTGAATCCCTCGAGCGGCGATGCAACGGGCTACAACGACGCTTAGACATGCTCCTTGACAAGACGGCTTCGTCTGAGACACAACAAAATCAAGGATATTGCACAGAACCATTCACGACTGCTCAAATGACATCGTATAATGGCATACAAAGTATATTAACCCGATCAACATGGCCCATACCCGAACATTCAGATTTGGATAGCTCATGGCCTTCATTGGATATGACTTCAGCTTTGGGAAATCTGGGAATTGGAGCCGACGATAGCTGCAACACACCGACTCTTCTTCCGCAAGCTTCTTCGAGAGAATTAACAGATACATCGAACGTGTGGACATATGAACATTTACTAGGCATTGTGCACGCGACAGGAAATCGAAACAGCACGAATGACTTGACCGATCAATATCCAATCTTTGTACAGCATAATTGTCTTCCGTCATAAAGCTTCAAAGCTTACCATTTGAGGCCAGTAAACTTGTTCAAATATCGCCAAATTCGGGGTATCTTATTTCGAGGCACAAAGTCGTACTGCCGCTTCGATTCAACGGACTTGGGCGGCTGGCTCACTTCTCCCAAGTAAGGTTCATAAAATCTGTGGTCAGTGAATGGATATACGTACAATTTTCCACGCGCGACATAAAATAGGGATAAGGAGACCAGGAATAGCCATATAGCAATGGTGGCGAGGGTTAGTACTACACCAAGAACTTTAAATGATCCAGAATCCAATGCTGTGCCCATCTCAATGGTAGCTAGAGCATACACTCCCATAGGGAAACATGCTCCCCACCATCCTAAATTGAATTTTAACTTCGTGGCCATCCAAGTATCGACCCAGATTGTCAAGGCCATACAAAGCCAGAAAAAAGCAAAGCCCCACATGCTCACCGCAAGTAGAGCAGAACAGGCCTGAATAGCTAGATCCATGAGCCTCGCATTTTCAGGGGAAACAAGACCTGCACCAAAAATAGACTGACCAGAGTTTTTGTACACATTTTGTATCGCTGATGCAAGCCGAAGGAATCCAAAACATGCCTGGGCGCATGGACCTAGGGGTATAAAAACTGTAATAATGATAGCCGCGGGTGGCACCTTGTGGAATATGAGTCGTGCATAGTAGAGAGTCAAAGTGAAGAAGGTAAGAGACCATCCGGTGCCTAGCATCATGTAAGAAAGAATAATTGTCATTTTTGCATAATGAATGGGAAGCGTGTCAGACACAACTCCTCCAGCAGAAGCAACAACAATCAGAGCAACCATAGGCAGAAGCCATATACCCGTTATGCTGTTTAAGTATTGCGCATGCCTTGTTGTTTTGAGGAAGGTTAGTCCAAAGCACAAGATAGTTGTGAAACTAGCATTTAGCCACCATAGGGCCCATACAAAATATCTAAAACTGCCCTCTCTTTCCTTGATAAAATGAGCCACACAAAAATTAATAATTACGCTGAGAGACATAGATACACAACCCAGGAAATCGGAATGAGTCGAGTGAAAAAGGAGCAACCAGAATACTTGAGGCCATAATAGAAATCTTATCACGCTTAAAAATAAGAAAAACAAGTAGAAAAAAAGTGTTATGGCAAAAAAGACAAGAGCAATCGTTTCCAGTCCGTGAAATCGGTAGGGAAGCAGTTGGAGAATCACTGCTGTAATACCTGTTCCCATGGACATCGCAAACCAAATTGGACTCAAATGTAACAAAAACATTCGAAAGTACCACAGAAGAAACGCGAAAAATGATTGCGGAGGACGAATTTGGACAGCTGCGTCGAGTGCTACAGATGACGCGCCCTCCTCGCATTCTGAAGCGGTAGTTGGTGATAAATCTAGATCAGCATCGGTTTCATCCGTCAGAGAGTTCATTTTGAACAGCTTTATATGCCAAAGTTGCCGTCACGGTGTGCGAATATGTTCGATTAATGCACTCAATTAATACACCGCTGAATCGGAGAATGTGTTAAGCAATGCGGTAATTTAAATGCGGCAACCTTAAACCAAGTCATCGATGTGGAGAATGAATCGTGTGCCACGTGCCATCATCGGGTGGTTTGAGTCCAGCTGAATGAAGCGTGCTTGGCTCCGTACCAGCGTTTTCGACAAGGGTTTCCGCCTCTTAAACCAGAGGACGTGTACATCCTTTCATCAAAAGAAATAGAGGCACTTGCTGTCTCATGTCCACTGGCGACTCAAATTATTTATTAGGACGCAGTGATTCTCTTAATTTAGTCGCACGAAACAAACGAAACTCCGTTCCTGACATCGAAGGAGCGACTACTACCAGGTCTTCTGACGAACCTATTATTCATTCGGAGCCTCAATCATCAGGTGCTATTCTTCCTACACATACAAATACGAAAAGCGCTATGGGATTATCTTTGACCTGGAACGAGGACAgtcctcgagcgcggcttTTGGCGCCTGGCACGGTGCGCCCCAAGCAAAAGGACACGCGTAGCTCTAAGCTTTCTAAATATGCGGAAGCGATGCCTTCGGTCCAGCCACCTATGCCTTTATTTGAGCAGGTTAAGCTCGCTTTTCAAAATGATACTTACATGATTATGCTCTACACCATTCTCTCCATCATTACGCGACTGTATCGCATTGGTGCAAATGATCATGTGGTGTGGGATGAAGCCCACTTTGGCAAATTCGGATCGTACTACATCCGTCATCTTTTTTACTTTGACGTGCATCCACCGATCGGCAAGATCTTGGTTGCTGTTGCCGGCTGGCTTAGCGGCTTTGATGGAAACTTCGAGTTTGAATCAGGAGATCAATATCCCAGGCAAGTGCCATTTGTCAGTATGCGTATTATCATGTCGCTGTATGGCATTGCCATGGTGCCCATTGCGTACATGACGGCACAGTCACTCAACTGGAACTGGCGGAGCAAACATTTATTTGCGATTATGATTTTGCTTGACAATGGGCTACTTACTATCTCAAGGTTTATTTTGCTGGATTCTATGCTTCTTGTGTTTACTGTGAGTACTGTCCTTGGTCTGGTTCGATTCCATCGTATGCAAAAGCAGCCATTCACTTTTTGGTGGTGGTTCTGGCTCATGTACACGGGTGTTTCGCTTGGGTGCGTTACCGGTGTCAAACTTGTCGGCTTGTTTGTGACAGCGTTAGTTGGCTTGTACACCATCGAAGATTTATGGAACAAATTGGGTGATCTGAAAATGCCGGTTCGCACGTACTTGCGACACTGGTGCGCTCGTATTACTGCCCTCATCATGGTACCCGTCGCTATTTACGTCATTGGATTCAAGCTGCATTTCATGATTCTTTACAAGAGTGGTTCTGGCGATGCACAAATGAGCAGTTTGTTCCAATCTCACTTGGAGGGTAGTGATCTTAGCAACTTCCCGCTTGAAGTCGCTTATGGAAGCAAAGTTACACTAAAGAATCAGGCCTATGGTGGTGGTCTACTCCATTCACACATCCAAACGTACCCTGGAGGCTCAGAGGAACACCAAGTGACATGCTATCACCATAAAGATGATAATAACAACTTTATCATCACGCCGATCTACGAAGAGCCTCAGCTCCCTTCGCCAGATGCACAAGACACAACTCCGCctcgcatgctgcgcaaCGGAGATGTTGTGCGTCTTGTGCACGAGCAACTGAACACCAACTTACGCTCACAGGCCACGCCGGGCTTCATTTCTAAGGACAAATATGAAGTATCTTCGCGTCCGATGGATAAGGGTCAAGATTCCTCCGAATACTGGGTAGTCGAAGTATTGAAAGACGTAAATTATGGACCAGGAAAGGCAGGCATGCCCATCCGCACGCTTTCAACTACGCTTCGTTTCCGTCACCGTGATATGGGCTGCTATCTTCGCTCGGGCGGCGACTCTTTGCCAGATTGGGGTTGGAAACAACTGGAGGTGACATGCGATCCGCAAAACTACCCTAGAGACATGACGACTCATTGGAATGTGGAAAACCATTGGAACGAGCGTCTTCCGATAACAAAGTCCCATCAACGTGCACGCTCGCCATTCTTTAAAGACTTCCTTCACTTAAATGTTGCCATGATGATCAGTAATAATGCTCTCGTGCCTGACCATGACAAATTTGACACGCTGGCATCGGCACCGAGTGAATGGCCCTTCTTGTACCGCGGCATGCGTATGAATGGCTGGGGTGCTGATGACCGCAAGTTCTACCTCGTGGGCAACCCTATTATCTGGTGGGGTAGTTCATGCTCGCTGATTGCTGCCGTCTTCGTACTTACCTGGTACCTTTTGCGCCGTCAGCGACGCATTCATGATATGCCCCCCGCTGCGTGGGATGACTTCTTGTTTGGTCTCAAGGTGGGCTGGATCGGCTGGTTCTTGCAATACTTCCCATTTTTGCTCATGGGTCGCGTCACATACCTTCATCATTACCTTCCTACGCTGTACTTtgccgtgctcgtgcttgtgcacctgctcgacCACTTTTTGTGGAACGACGTAACAGCGCGCACATCGATGGATTGGTCTATCTTCTTGCGCACTGGCCGTGTCGTCAGCACCAAGCTCAATCCATTTGTGCATGATACCGCTGCTACAGTGCCTGGCAAGCCATTATCGCCTCAGATCAAGAATGTAACATTTGCTGCCATTGCTGCCGTTGTGACGATGGTTTTCTTTTGGTTCAGCGGCGCATCATTTGGCATGGTGGGCGATATCAGCACGTGGAAGTACATGCAATGGCGTAAGCATTGGGATATCTATAGCCAATAATGAATATATTACGGTTCCAAGCTCGTGTCGTTCAGTGCAACACACACTGCTGCACGATGATGACCGTTGTACTGCCGCATGGTCTTGCCGCTCGACAATTCCCACAAGCGGGCTACATGGTCGGATGATGCCGATACAAGATATGCGCTATCAGCGCTAAAAGACACATCCCAAACCCATCTTTGATGCCCTTGTAATACCTTGTTGAGCGCGAATCGGTACTGTGACGTTGACCAAAGTTTGACTGTGGTGTCGGCAGAGCATGTGGCCAGGTATCGCGCGTCAGGACTAAGGGCGCATCGAGTAATATAGGTATCATGGGCTTGAAATTTTGTCACTGGCTCCAGCTCCGTATGCTCATGTTGATCATCTTCTGCTACGCCGCTTCGCATCTTCCATACATACACACGACCTTTGTTGTTGGCTGCCACGAGACAAGAGCCATCGGAAGCAATCGAAACGGACCGCATGGGCACGTCTTCTTCCGGGATTAGCTCATGACTGCATTTATTCTCGCCCAAATCCCAAATCTTCACGCTACCACTCTGATCACACGAAGCCAACTCTCCTTGATTCGGATGGATGACAACATCATTCACCGGCGACTTGTGGTCATACACACGCTGCGGCCGTGAAGTGCGTGTATCCCAGATCTTGATCGTTCCATCCTCACCACCACTGACAAGCCACTTTCCATCACAGTGCCATGCAATGGATGTCACATTACCGTAATGACCATCAAAGCTACTGATCGGTGACACGCTGGCTCCGCGGCTGGGTGTATCAGAATGAGACATCATAGCCGCAGCTGGGCTGCATTCATAGAGCCGCACAGTACCATTGCCAGCTACAGCTACGATGCGCTTGTTAGGAGAGATAGCGAGACGGTTCACCTGTGAATCAGAATACTGAATGGTCTGTGAGCACAGGCCAGACCAAGCCTCCCAAAACCGGATTGTGTGGTCGTAGCCCGCTGTCACAAGGACAACAGATAAAGCGTCCTGCTCAATAGATTTTGATGATGATGGAATTTGTGTCATTGAAGATGGGGGCTTCGCCTTGTGCTCACCTGAATGGCCAGTTGCATCTGTCGCCGCCATGGTCCGTCTATCACACGTACCTTGGGCGGGTGTGGAGTAGTATAGACCTAAAGGCGgcttggccatggcgcgacAGCTAAGCCACGTGGTATTTCaatgcatcacgtgatgttTGAACAGGCTCAGACTGCCGTCCGATGCTTCCTTCGCTTGTTCGAAGATTTCTTACGCTGTTGGCTGATGATGGCCACGCGAGCCTTTGCCGTTGTGGCAGCGGCTCGTTCGCTTGtgctgcggcgctcgtTTCACACTTCTAGAGGCGTGAATCATGCTACGCCAGTGTCTGTTGTGAACCTAGATCGTGATGCACCTCGGGGTCATCTTCCTAGTTTTGTGCGTCTTCACCCTGCCCTTTGGGCATCATTAAAGTCTCAGACTCCGTCTGCTATCGCAGCTCTTGGATCTCGATTCCACCTTATTACTCCTAATATGCCCGAGGATGAATTCGACAGACGCGTGGCTCTTTTACGCGTGGCTTGCACGCATCCCAGCGTGCTCTCTGTCCAAGAGACGGCTTTCTCCTTGCCCATGTCGGTACAAGAACGGAAACAAGTACCAGAACTGCATGAGAATATTGAACATAATGCTCAACTTGCCACGCTGGGCAACAGCCTACTTGGCATGATCTCTGCTGAGTTTTTTCACTTAAAATTCCCCCACCTCCCGACCCGCGTTTTAAAGGCCTTTGTCAGTGCTTTTGTTGGACCCAGCACTTTGGCGGATGTAGGATCTGAGATGGGTATCTTGTCACAGGGTGTTCAACGTTGGGATCGGACTGGCTCGTCGTCCCTGGTTCGACGCACCCCCCGTGGCGGCACTACTACCGTTCCCCTCCTCAGTAAGGATGTGGCTGCGCAATCTGTGCGAGCACTTGTAGCAGTGATGTTCCAGGAGCTTGGGATGGCAGCTACCCGTGGTTTCATCCACAGTTACCTCCTCAGCCGCCGTCTCGACCTGGCTTTGCTGCTTAAATTTCACGATCCTAAGCGCGTGCTGTCTGCCACCTGTAAAAAGTATGGGAAGCCAGTGCCCCAGAGCCGAATGATTGCAGAAACGGGTCGGCTCAGCATCAACCCTGTATTTGTTGTCGGTGTGTACAGTGGCGCCGTAAAACTGGGCGAAGGCACAGGCAGCAGCATTCGCATGGCTGAATACCGTGCAGCTGAGGACGCGCTTCGGCGACTGTACCTGTCTGAAAAGCCGGACGACTCATTTACCCTTCCATCAACCACTCTGGATGACACATTCTCGGGCCAGGCGCCTCTGCCCCACTCTCTAAAAATGGCTGCCTCTCGCACGATGGCACCGGTGCATGTGCCCCAGCCACTGGGTCGAAGTGAAGTTTTGCACGAATCTCGCGGATGATTGCACTGACATTTATGTCTAAAATGATAGATATCCCTAGGCATATCGTTCTACTCGCGCAACAATGCATTGACGACAAGCGCAACACGTAACTGACGCAGGTCAGTGTATGTCTGACCTGTGCCAACAAAATAAATGGGCAGCCCTGTTGCCCATGTTGACGTGAGAGCTGTGCCCACTTTATCCTAGGTGTAAGTAGTAGTAGCTGTTTATGCACGTACATCGACCGTATCCCACTTGGTCAGAAGGCACCCGTCCAACCCACGTGGGTTCGACATGCCACTATAATCCTTCAATGCTCGATTAAACTTTGTCAACTGGTCCACGGCTTCATTGCCCACCAATGCCTCGCCCACAAAAAGTACTTTATCCGGGTTATTCACAGCGATCAACTTGGCTAAAGCGCGCATAAGTGGCTCATTATCTTGCATACGACCCGCTGTGTCAATCAAGACGACGTCGAAGCCTTGGCTGCGAGCATATgtgagcgcgtcgcgcgcaaTACCAGCAGCGTCCTTACCATAACCACGCTCATACAAGTCCAAAATAGCGGCACCTGAATCAGGCAGACCATCCGCCACGCGATGGCCGTTGATTTCCAGCTCGCCAAGGTTGCGCACATGCGTACGAAGCTGCTCAACAGCGCCACTCCTGAACGTATCGCACGCTGCGATCAAGACACGGTATTGGTTTTGAAGAAGCCAGAAGCATACCTTCGCGAGGTTGGTCGATTTTCCAACACCATTTACCCCCACAAATCCAATAGAATACGGATTCAGTTCCGGTAGGTCCTGATGAGCCATAGCCTGGGAGGGCTGCTTCGCGAGAATTTCTTGACGTCGCTGCTTACGGCTCGCAATCTCAAGAAGAATATCCGTACTCGTACTTGGTGTGAGAATGCGCGTAATAGACTCTTCGAGGGATGCTCGAACTTCTGCCTTGACGCTCCCAAAACTTCCCATCCGCTCTCCAATAAGACGTTTTTCCACTCCTTCACAAATCAGAGAGGCTACATCGTTCGCCACATTTTTCGACTGCATCTGCATCTGCATCTTGTGCAATATGGGAGCGAGGTCCTGTTTTGTTAACGACCTCTTTGCACCGGTAATTCGTGATATAAGCGAAGACGTAGGTCCTGAGCTTAAGAAACCGAACAGTCCCTGAGATTGGCCTGTAGTAGAAttatcatcatcatcagcTAATTCATATACACCATCACTGCGGGTCTTGCCAAGCTTGGACTCATCAATCCAATGCGACAAATTAGCCTTACCTCCAGAATCGCCCTGACTGAAGTCAAGCGAAGCCATGTCGTGCTCCGTCGCGATCCCATTTTCATCCCATTTGCGTTGCGACTTGGTACCTGCC includes the following:
- a CDS encoding dolichyl-phosphate-mannose-protein mannosyltransferase is translated as MSTGDSNYLLGRSDSLNLVARNKRNSVPDIEGATTTRSSDEPIIHSEPQSSGAILPTHTNTKSAMGLSLTWNEDSPRARLLAPGTVRPKQKDTRSSKLSKYAEAMPSVQPPMPLFEQVKLAFQNDTYMIMLYTILSIITRLYRIGANDHVVWDEAHFGKFGSYYIRHLFYFDVHPPIGKILVAVAGWLSGFDGNFEFESGDQYPRQVPFVSMRIIMSLYGIAMVPIAYMTAQSLNWNWRSKHLFAIMILLDNGLLTISRFILLDSMLLVFTVSTVLGLVRFHRMQKQPFTFWWWFWLMYTGVSLGCVTGVKLVGLFVTALVGLYTIEDLWNKLGDLKMPVRTYLRHWCARITALIMVPVAIYVIGFKLHFMILYKSGSGDAQMSSLFQSHLEGSDLSNFPLEVAYGSKVTLKNQAYGGGLLHSHIQTYPGGSEEHQVTCYHHKDDNNNFIITPIYEEPQLPSPDAQDTTPPRMLRNGDVVRLVHEQLNTNLRSQATPGFISKDKYEVSSRPMDKGQDSSEYWVVEVLKDVNYGPGKAGMPIRTLSTTLRFRHRDMGCYLRSGGDSLPDWGWKQLEVTCDPQNYPRDMTTHWNVENHWNERLPITKSHQRARSPFFKDFLHLNVAMMISNNALVPDHDKFDTLASAPSEWPFLYRGMRMNGWGADDRKFYLVGNPIIWWGSSCSLIAAVFVLTWYLLRRQRRIHDMPPAAWDDFLFGLKVGWIGWFLQYFPFLLMGRVTYLHHYLPTLYFAVLVLVHLLDHFLWNDVTARTSMDWSIFLRTGRVVSTKLNPFVHDTAATVPGKPLSPQIKNVTFAAIAAVVTMVFFWFSGASFGMVGDISTWKYMQWRKHWDIYSQ
- a CDS encoding plasma membrane sulfite pump involved in sulfite metabolism gives rise to the protein MNSLTDETDADLDLSPTTASECEEGASSVALDAAVQIRPPQSFFAFLLWYFRMFLLHLSPIWFAMSMGTGITAVILQLLPYRFHGLETIALVFFAITLFFYLFFLFLSVIRFLLWPQVFWLLLFHSTHSDFLGCVSMSLSVIINFCVAHFIKEREGSFRYFVWALWWLNASFTTILCFGLTFLKTTRHAQYLNSITGIWLLPMVALIVVASAGGVVSDTLPIHYAKMTIILSYMMLGTGWSLTFFTLTLYYARLIFHKVPPAAIIITVFIPLGPCAQACFGFLRLASAIQNVYKNSGQSIFGAGLVSPENARLMDLAIQACSALLAVSMWGFAFFWLCMALTIWVDTWMATKLKFNLGWWGACFPMGVYALATIEMGTALDSGSFKVLGVVLTLATIAIWLFLVSLSLFYVARGKLFYEPYLGEVSQPPKSVESKRQYDFVPRNKIPRIWRYLNKFTGLKW
- a CDS encoding translation initiation factor 4A translates to MSMPEETPVATDMQITDGEIQSNWDDVCDNFDNMNLAPELLRGVFAYGFERPSAIQSRAIVPVIKGHDVIAQAQSGTGKTATFSIAILQRIDPNLKAVQALVLAPTRELAQQIQNVVVALGDYMNIQCHACIGGTNVREDMARLGDGAQVVVGTPGRVYDMINRGAFRTDKLKMFCLDEADEMLSRGFKDQMYEVFQLLPQDTQVVLLSATMPEDVLAVTKKFMRDPVRILVKRDELTLEGIKQFYIGVEKEEWKFETLTDLYETVTITQAVIFCNTRRKVDWLTEQLHSQEFTVSAMHGDMDQQQREVIMREFRSGSSRVLITTDLLARGIDVQQVSLVINYDMPANRENYIHRIGRGGRFGRKGVAINFVTEDDVRMLRDIEQFYNTHIEEMPMNVADLI
- a CDS encoding large subunit ribosomal protein L44; protein product: MMATRAFAVVAAARSLVLRRSFHTSRGVNHATPVSVVNLDRDAPRGHLPSFVRLHPALWASLKSQTPSAIAALGSRFHLITPNMPEDEFDRRVALLRVACTHPSVLSVQETAFSLPMSVQERKQVPELHENIEHNAQLATLGNSLLGMISAEFFHLKFPHLPTRVLKAFVSAFVGPSTLADVGSEMGILSQGVQRWDRTGSSSLVRRTPRGGTTTVPLLSKDVAAQSVRALVAVMFQELGMAATRGFIHSYLLSRRLDLALLLKFHDPKRVLSATCKKYGKPVPQSRMIAETGRLSINPVFVVGVYSGAVKLGEGTGSSIRMAEYRAAEDALRRLYLSEKPDDSFTLPSTTLDDTFSGQAPLPHSLKMAASRTMAPVHVPQPLGRSEVLHESRG
- a CDS encoding signal recognition particle receptor subunit alpha; amino-acid sequence: MLDQFVILSKTGAILWSKDFLPNVRNAQILPRVIESAFFEEHTASSRLDLDKFTVRWSMSNEHELIFIAINQRILTLNYVESFLLTVQRLFTRRYGDMIESLKTYSTSRQTLLAYAEDIKLWDKEFMTLLRQHEKSRAGIKPAEPSPSSPPSEPLPCMNENEILKPTNTDAPKSVMAASAGGRRVVSAKSKKKGKDATSLSPSTAKLQPQSKKAAGTKSQRKWDENGIATEHDMASLDFSQGDSGGKANLSHWIDESKLGKTRSDGVYELADDDDNSTTGQSQGLFGFLSSGPTSSLISRITGAKRSLTKQDLAPILHKMQMQMQSKNVANDVASLICEGVEKRLIGERMGSFGSVKAEVRASLEESITRILTPSTSTDILLEIASRKQRRQEILAKQPSQAMAHQDLPELNPYSIGFVGVNGVGKSTNLAKVCFWLLQNQYRVLIAACDTFRSGAVEQLRTHVRNLGELEINGHRVADGLPDSGAAILDLYERGYGKDAAGIARDALTYARSQGFDVVLIDTAGRMQDNEPLMRALAKLIAVNNPDKVLFVGEALVGNEAVDQLTKFNRALKDYSGMSNPRGLDGCLLTKWDTVDDKVGTALTSTWATGLPIYFVGTGQTYTDLRQLRVALVVNALLRE
- a CDS encoding target of rapamycin complex subunit LST8; amino-acid sequence: MAATDATGHSGEHKAKPPSSMTQIPSSSKSIEQDALSVVLVTAGYDHTIRFWEAWSGLCSQTIQYSDSQVNRLAISPNKRIVAVAGNGTVRLYECSPAAAMMSHSDTPSRGASVSPISSFDGHYGNVTSIAWHCDGKWLVSGGEDGTIKIWDTRTSRPQRVYDHKSPVNDVVIHPNQGELASCDQSGSVKIWDLGENKCSHELIPEEDVPMRSVSIASDGSCLVAANNKGRVYVWKMRSGVAEDDQHEHTELEPVTKFQAHDTYITRCALSPDARYLATCSADTTVKLWSTSQYRFALNKVLQGHQRWVWDVSFSADSAYLVSASSDHVARLWELSSGKTMRQYNGHHRAAVCVALNDTSLEP